CTCGCCGCTCTCGGCCGTATCGACGCGCTCCTCAATATCGCCGGCGCGGTGCCGCAGATCGATCTCTTCGAGATGACCGACGAACAATGGGACGCTGGCGCCGCGCTGAAACTCCATGGCGCCCGGCGGCTGACGATCGCCGCTTGGCCGGCTTTGAAGGAGGCGAAAGGTTCCGTCGTGTTGATGTCGGGAAATTCGGCTCTGTTCCCGAAGGCGCCTTATGCTGCGGTGGGAACGATCAACGCCGCGATTGTCGCGTTAGCGAAGGCGTTTTCGGATCGCGGCATCACCGACGGCGTGCAGGTCAATAGTGTCTTGCCGGGTGCCGTGATGACGGGTCGCCGGCGTTCGTATCTCCAGCATTGGGCGCCGCTGCATGATCTGACGGTCGAGGAGGCGACGGCCAACTTTCCGAAGGAGGCCGGAATCGCGCGATATGGCGAACCCGAGGAGATCGCCGAGCTGATGGCGTTTCTTGTATCCCCCGGCGCGCGCTGGATGACCGGCTCGACGCTGCGCATGGATGGCGGAGAAGTCAAATCGATCTGAACGCGCAAGGCGCAAGCTTTAGTTTCCTGCGTCTGAATGCATTATGCGGCCGGACTATTTCTCAATTCGCCGCGACATGAACCGCGCCGCCGTCCCGGAGCGCCACCGGTGGGTTGAGGATCACGGTTTCGCCGCCAGTCAGGCCCTGGCCGATTTCGACCTCGGCGCCGTAGTCGCGAACGATCTTCACCGGAACAAGCTGGACGTGACCTTTCTTGACCACGGCGACACGCAGGCCATCGGCATCATAGATCAACGCATTCGCGTCGAGACGAACATGCGGCTTCGCCGAGACAAGATCGAAGTGAACCCGCACATAAGTGCCGATCGTCAGGACATTCTGCGGGTTGTCGATATCGACTTCGGCGAGCAGGGTTCGCGATGTCGCGTCCAGCGCCTGCGCGGTTCGCGCGACGACAGCGGTAAATGTGCGGCCCGGCATCTCGGGCACCGAGATCGACGCGGAGACGCCGTTTTTCAGGCCCTCGGCCATGTCCTGCGGGACATAAACTTGCACGCGCACCTTGTCGGTTCGCGCGACGCTGAACATCGGCTGTGCCGAGGTCGTATCGGCACTGACAAGATCACCGACCTCGACATTGCGGGCGGTGACGACGCCCGCGAACGGCGCGATGACCGTCAGATAGCTGCGCTTTTGAGTGATCGCCGCGAGCGAGGCTTGCGCGGCGTGGACATCGGCAACGCGGGCCGCTTCCGTCAAACGATCCTGGTCATATTGCTGGCCTGTGACCCATCCGCGACCGACGAGAGCGCCGGAGCGCGCCGCCGTCGCATGCGCGAGATCGAGGTTGGCCTTGGCTTGCAGTAACGCCGCCTGTGCCTGGCTCACTTGCTGATCAAGCTCAGGTGAGTGGATGATCGCGAGCACATCGCCCTTCTTTACCTGCGTCCCGATATCGGCGAAGCGTTGCGAAATATAGCCTGAGGCGCGTGCGAGAATCGTCGACGTCTCGAAAGATTCAATGCTCCCCGGCAAGTCGAGCGCGATGCCGCCCTTCAATTGATGCGCCGTCACAATTCGCACGCTCGGAACCATAGAGAGACGTGAATCCGTCGCGGCTTCAGCGATCGAGTCCGTCGAGATGTGGTGCCCCACACCAAAGCTGAGACCGCCGACCATGACGATCAGGGCGATCCAGCCGGCCGAACGCAATCCGCCGCGTGCCTTCGGCGCGTGTTGTTGCGCGATTCTGAAATCTTCGGCGGGCTCGGGCTTAGACATTGGCAAAATCCTCCATCAGCCGGCCTTCGCGCTTGCGCAGGCGGCTATAAAGCCAGGGAACAAGAAAGAGCGTCGCAACCGTGCCGAACATCAGGCCGCCGATCACGGCGCGGCCGAGCGGCGCGTTCTGTTCGCCGCCGTCACCGAGACCGAGCGCCATCGGAATCATGCCGACGATCATGGCGAGCGCGGTCATCATGATCGGCCGCAGCCGCGTACGGCCAGCCATGACGGCCGCGTCGCTGGCCGAAAGCCCGAAAGCGCGCTGCTCTTTGGCAAAGGTGACAAGCAGGATGGAATTGGCCGATGCGACGCCGACGCTCATGATCGCACCCATCAAGCTTGGCACGCTCAGACTGGTGCCGGTCGCGAACAGCATGAACATGATGCCGACCATCGCGCCCGGCAGACCAAGCACGACGACGAATGGATCGACAAACGACTGGAAATTCACCGCCATCAGCAGATAGACGACGACTGCCGCGACAAGGAGCCCAATGCCCATGTGGACGAAGGCAGATTGCATGCTCTCGATCTGCCCTTCGACGACGATCTGATTGCCTGGGCTAAGCTGCGCGCGATATTTGGCAACGATGGCGTCGATATCCGTCGCAATGCGGCCGAGATCGCGACCTTCGACATTGGCGTAAATGTCGAAGGTCGGTTGAATATTGGAATGGCTCGTGACGGTCTGCGCCGCGTCGCGCCCGAAGGCCGCGACATTACCCAGAAGTGTCGGAACAGTGCCCGCCACTGATCCGCCGCGTGTACCAACGAGCGTACCGCTGACATCGCTAAGCGATGCGAGCTTATATTGCGGCACCTGCACGGCCACCGGATATTGAATGCCGGTATTCGGATCGACCCAGAAGTTCGGCGTCACTGTGTTGCTCGACGCCACGGAAACCATGACGTTATCGGCGACGCTCTGCATATCGAGGCCAAGGTCCTGGGCACGCTGGCGGTCGATCGCGACGGTCAATTCCGGCGCATCGACGATCTGGTGCAGATGCGCGTCCGCCACGCCCACGACATGTTTGATCTCATCTAGCATCGCCTGGACGATGCGCAGATTGTTCCCCTTGTCATAGCCGACAACGCGGACGTCGATCGGCGCGGGCAGGCCGAAATTCAAAATCTGCGTGACGATATCACCGGGCTGGAAATAAAAGATCATATCCGGAAATTCCCGCGCAAGCACGTCGCGCAGCTTTTTGATATAGGCCGCGGTCGGCTTGTGGCCCTCTTTCAACGAGACAAGGATCTGGCCGTCGTTGCCGCCGACGGTGGTGCCGTCATCGAAGGGTAGGGCGTAGCGAAACGGCACGCCAATATCGTCAATGAGGAGTTCGCGCTCGGAATCCGGAATGACACGGCGAATGACGTTCTCGACATTCTCGAAAATATGTTCGGTCGTCTCGATGCGCGTGCCGGACGGCGCACGAACGTGAAGCTTGAATTCGCCGGCGTCGACCGCCGGGAAGAAATCGCGCCCGATCTGCGTGTACAGGACAGCGCCGATCGCTAAGACAGCCACGGCGGCCACCGGAACCTTCCAGTTGCTTTCGATCAGCTTTTCCAACGTCACCGAATAATTGTCGCGCAGCCGCTCGAAACGAGCTTCGAAGCCACGCGAAAAGCGGGTGAAAATCGAGGGCTGGCGGCCATCGTCATGCGCTTCGTCGCCATGATGTTCGCCAGACAGCAGCAAGCCGGCCATGATCGGCACGAGCGTTCGCGACAGGATGTACGAGGCAAGCATCGCGAAGACGACCGCGAGCGCCATGGGCGTGAAGAGGAATTTGGACGGGCCGACGAGAAATTCGACCGACACAAAAACGGCCGAGATCGCCAGCGTCGAAACAAGGGTCGGCAGCGCGATACCTGCGGCGCCATGCAGCGTCGCCTCCGGCAGCTTTTCGCCAAGCTGGCGCAGCCGGTGAATGTTCTCGATCGTCACCGTCGCATCGTCAACGAGAATGCCGACGGCAAGAGCAAGACCGCCGAGCGTCATGATGTTCAGCGTCTCGCCAATGGCCGAGAGAATGGCAATCGATGACAGGATCGAAAGAGGAATCGAGACGGCGACAATGAGCGTCGAGCGCCAGCTCGAGAGAAACAGCAGAATCATCGCCGAAGTGAGGAGCGCAGCGATCGTTGCCTCGACGGCAACACCGGTGATCGCCGAGCGCACGAAAATCGATTGATCGAACAATTCCTCGATCTTCATGCCGGGCGGCGCGGCGGCGCGGCTGACCGGCAGAACGTCATTCTTCACCCGGTCGACGACGTCGAGCGTCGAGGCATTACCGGCTTTCAGGATGGAGAGAAGAACGGAGCGGCGGCCTTCGCTACGCACGATATTCTGCTGGATGGCATAGCCGTCGCGGACCTCAGCCACATCCTTGATGCGGATCAGCGCGCCATTGACCTTCTTGATCGGCACGTCATCAAGAATGGAAACGGCGTCGGCGAGACTGTTGATGCGGACATCGTAATCCTTGTCCCCGAATTTCACGTCGCCCATCGGCAACGAGAGATTCTGCGCATTGATCGCGTTGGAGACGTCCAACGGCGTGATGCCCTTGGCCGCCAGCGCGGCGGGGTCGATATCGACCATCACCTGGCGGATGCGCCCGCCATAGGGCGGCGGCAGCATCGTGCCGGGGATTGGCGCAAGCTGTTGGCGGATGCGATAGACGCCGTAATCGTAAAGCTCGGATTCCGAGAGCCGGTCGGAACTCAGCGCCAATTGCAAGACGGGCACGGTCGAGGCGCTATATTGCATGATGATCGGCGGCTGAGCGCCGGGGGGCAGAAAGGCGCGGATCGAATTCGTCGCCGAGACGACCTGGCTCATCGCCAGATCGACATTCACATCCGGCTGGAAATAGATCTTCTCGACGACGAGGCCGGGAATCGTCTGGCTCTCGATCGTGCGGATGTCGTTGACGAAGAAGCTGATCGAGAATTCCGAATAGGTCGTGATCCGCTTTTCGGTCTCGTTATTGTTCAGGCCGTCGTAGTACCAGACGACCGTCACGACCGGGATGTTGATGTTCGGAAAAATATCGGTCGGCGTCCGCAGAATGGCCGAGAGGCCGAGAAGCAGGATCGCAATGCCCAGGACAAGGAACGTGTACGGGCGATGCAGGGCCAGGCGGACGATGTTCATAAAGCAAATTCCACTTTCCGCCCGGAGACGCCCCGAAGCGGCGCCTGACGGCGGCGATCACAATTATGTAGGGAACCCTACAATTATATGCTGCATTGCGCCATATCAAGTTCCGGTGTTTCTCCCAGCGATATGAGAAGGGCGCGTGACGTTCGCCGCCTAGACAGGGCGCACCACCGGCATTATTTATCGATCAATAAAAAAGGTCAACGAGGCCGACGTGGCATTAGGACGTCCTAGGGCTTTTGATGCCGACGAAGCGCTCGGGAAGGCACTCAAGGTCTTCCAGCGCAAGGGTTATGAGGGTTCGTCGATTGCGGACCTCACCGAGGCTATGGGCATCAATCCGCCAAGCCTCTACGCAGCTTTCGGCAGCAAGGAAGAGTTGTTCCGTCGCGCGGTCGACCGTTATGTGGGCATTCGCGAAGACTTTTCGCATGAAGCCCTGAATGCGCCGACGGCGCGCGAGGTCGTCGAGCGCTTATTGCGCGGGACCGCCGACCAGCTCACCGATCCGCAAAGCCCCCCCGGCTGTCTGCTTGTGCAGGGCGCCCTCTCCTGCGGCGACGCGGCCGAGCCCGTAAAAAAAGAGCTTTGCTTCCGTCGCGTGGCTGAGGAAGTCGCGCTGCGTCATAGACTCGAGCGGGCGCTGGAGGACGGCGATTTGCCGAAACGCTTGGATGTCGCCGGATTGGCGCGTTACATCGCCACCGTGAGCCAGGGCATGGCGGTGCAAGCCGCGGGCACCGCGACGCGCGCCGACTTGCACACTGTCGTCAATGCGGTGATGCAAACCTGGCCGAGCTAGAGCCGCAGGAACTGCGCAGCTAACCAATGCGCCGCGCGAGAAAACGGGCCCTAGCCGGCTTCAACGCGAGAAGTGCGAGAAGTGCGGTGCAGAAATCGAGCGCAATCGCGCAGCCGAAAACAGGAATCCAGCTTT
This Methylovirgula sp. DNA region includes the following protein-coding sequences:
- a CDS encoding TetR/AcrR family transcriptional regulator, producing the protein MALGRPRAFDADEALGKALKVFQRKGYEGSSIADLTEAMGINPPSLYAAFGSKEELFRRAVDRYVGIREDFSHEALNAPTAREVVERLLRGTADQLTDPQSPPGCLLVQGALSCGDAAEPVKKELCFRRVAEEVALRHRLERALEDGDLPKRLDVAGLARYIATVSQGMAVQAAGTATRADLHTVVNAVMQTWPS
- a CDS encoding efflux RND transporter permease subunit, with the protein product MNIVRLALHRPYTFLVLGIAILLLGLSAILRTPTDIFPNINIPVVTVVWYYDGLNNNETEKRITTYSEFSISFFVNDIRTIESQTIPGLVVEKIYFQPDVNVDLAMSQVVSATNSIRAFLPPGAQPPIIMQYSASTVPVLQLALSSDRLSESELYDYGVYRIRQQLAPIPGTMLPPPYGGRIRQVMVDIDPAALAAKGITPLDVSNAINAQNLSLPMGDVKFGDKDYDVRINSLADAVSILDDVPIKKVNGALIRIKDVAEVRDGYAIQQNIVRSEGRRSVLLSILKAGNASTLDVVDRVKNDVLPVSRAAAPPGMKIEELFDQSIFVRSAITGVAVEATIAALLTSAMILLFLSSWRSTLIVAVSIPLSILSSIAILSAIGETLNIMTLGGLALAVGILVDDATVTIENIHRLRQLGEKLPEATLHGAAGIALPTLVSTLAISAVFVSVEFLVGPSKFLFTPMALAVVFAMLASYILSRTLVPIMAGLLLSGEHHGDEAHDDGRQPSIFTRFSRGFEARFERLRDNYSVTLEKLIESNWKVPVAAVAVLAIGAVLYTQIGRDFFPAVDAGEFKLHVRAPSGTRIETTEHIFENVENVIRRVIPDSERELLIDDIGVPFRYALPFDDGTTVGGNDGQILVSLKEGHKPTAAYIKKLRDVLAREFPDMIFYFQPGDIVTQILNFGLPAPIDVRVVGYDKGNNLRIVQAMLDEIKHVVGVADAHLHQIVDAPELTVAIDRQRAQDLGLDMQSVADNVMVSVASSNTVTPNFWVDPNTGIQYPVAVQVPQYKLASLSDVSGTLVGTRGGSVAGTVPTLLGNVAAFGRDAAQTVTSHSNIQPTFDIYANVEGRDLGRIATDIDAIVAKYRAQLSPGNQIVVEGQIESMQSAFVHMGIGLLVAAVVVYLLMAVNFQSFVDPFVVVLGLPGAMVGIMFMLFATGTSLSVPSLMGAIMSVGVASANSILLVTFAKEQRAFGLSASDAAVMAGRTRLRPIMMTALAMIVGMIPMALGLGDGGEQNAPLGRAVIGGLMFGTVATLFLVPWLYSRLRKREGRLMEDFANV
- a CDS encoding efflux RND transporter periplasmic adaptor subunit gives rise to the protein MSKPEPAEDFRIAQQHAPKARGGLRSAGWIALIVMVGGLSFGVGHHISTDSIAEAATDSRLSMVPSVRIVTAHQLKGGIALDLPGSIESFETSTILARASGYISQRFADIGTQVKKGDVLAIIHSPELDQQVSQAQAALLQAKANLDLAHATAARSGALVGRGWVTGQQYDQDRLTEAARVADVHAAQASLAAITQKRSYLTVIAPFAGVVTARNVEVGDLVSADTTSAQPMFSVARTDKVRVQVYVPQDMAEGLKNGVSASISVPEMPGRTFTAVVARTAQALDATSRTLLAEVDIDNPQNVLTIGTYVRVHFDLVSAKPHVRLDANALIYDADGLRVAVVKKGHVQLVPVKIVRDYGAEVEIGQGLTGGETVILNPPVALRDGGAVHVAAN
- a CDS encoding SDR family oxidoreductase, with the protein product MSKSVAIVTGASQGIGQSTAIRLARDFSALVLVARNRANLEKTAEAVRAAGAETLIIEKDLAEPAAAQAVVDQTLAALGRIDALLNIAGAVPQIDLFEMTDEQWDAGAALKLHGARRLTIAAWPALKEAKGSVVLMSGNSALFPKAPYAAVGTINAAIVALAKAFSDRGITDGVQVNSVLPGAVMTGRRRSYLQHWAPLHDLTVEEATANFPKEAGIARYGEPEEIAELMAFLVSPGARWMTGSTLRMDGGEVKSI